A window from Pseudomonas kribbensis encodes these proteins:
- the serA gene encoding phosphoglycerate dehydrogenase produces MSKTSLDKSKIKFLLLEGVHQSAVDVLKAAGYTSIEYLTGSLPEDQLKEKIADAHFIGIRSRTQLTEEIFDHAKKLVAVGCFCIGTNQVDLEAARERGIAVFNAPYSNTRSVAELVLAEAILLLRGIPEKNASCHRGGWIKSAANSFEIRGKKLGIVGYGSIGTQLSVLAEGLGMQVFFYDTVTKLPLGNATQVGNLHELLGMSDIVTLHVPETAATQWMIGEKEIRAIKKGGILINAARGTVVELDHLAAAIKDKHLIGAAIDVFPVEPRSNDEEFESPLRGLDNVILTPHIGGSTAEAQANIGLEVAEKLVKYSDNGTSVSSVNFPEVALPAHPGKHRLLHIHENIPGVMSEINKVFAENGINISGQFLQTNEKVGYVVIDVDAEYSELAQEKLQHVNGTIRSRVLF; encoded by the coding sequence ATGAGCAAGACTTCTCTCGATAAGAGCAAGATCAAGTTCCTTCTTCTCGAAGGCGTCCACCAATCGGCTGTCGACGTCCTCAAGGCGGCGGGCTACACCAGCATCGAATACCTGACTGGCTCCCTGCCGGAAGACCAGCTCAAGGAAAAGATCGCTGACGCTCACTTCATCGGCATTCGTTCGCGCACCCAACTGACCGAAGAGATCTTCGATCACGCGAAGAAGCTGGTCGCAGTCGGCTGTTTCTGCATCGGCACCAACCAGGTCGACCTGGAAGCGGCCCGCGAGCGCGGCATCGCCGTGTTCAACGCACCGTACTCCAACACTCGCTCCGTGGCCGAGCTGGTATTGGCCGAAGCGATCCTGCTGCTGCGCGGCATCCCTGAGAAAAACGCTTCCTGCCACCGTGGCGGCTGGATCAAGTCCGCAGCCAACTCCTTCGAGATCCGTGGCAAGAAACTGGGCATCGTCGGCTACGGCTCGATCGGTACTCAGCTGTCGGTCCTGGCTGAAGGTCTGGGCATGCAGGTGTTCTTCTACGACACCGTGACCAAGCTGCCGCTGGGCAACGCGACCCAGGTCGGCAACCTGCACGAGCTGCTGGGCATGTCCGACATCGTCACCCTGCACGTACCGGAAACCGCTGCGACCCAGTGGATGATCGGCGAGAAGGAAATCCGCGCCATCAAGAAGGGCGGCATCCTGATCAACGCTGCACGCGGCACCGTGGTCGAGCTGGATCACCTGGCCGCTGCGATCAAGGACAAGCACCTGATCGGCGCCGCCATCGACGTGTTCCCGGTCGAACCGCGCTCCAATGACGAAGAGTTCGAAAGCCCGCTGCGCGGCCTGGACAACGTGATCCTGACCCCGCACATCGGCGGTTCCACCGCTGAAGCGCAGGCCAACATCGGTCTGGAAGTGGCAGAAAAACTGGTCAAGTACAGCGACAACGGTACCTCGGTATCGTCCGTGAACTTCCCGGAAGTGGCCCTGCCGGCTCACCCTGGCAAGCACCGTCTGCTGCACATCCACGAGAACATCCCGGGTGTGATGAGCGAGATCAACAAGGTCTTCGCCGAAAACGGCATCAACATCTCCGGTCAGTTCCTGCAGACCAACGAGAAGGTCGGCTACGTGGTGATCGACGTCGACGCCGAGTACTCGGAGCTGGCGCAAGAGAAGCTGCAACACGTCAACGGCACCATCCGTAGCCGCGTGTTGTTCTGA
- a CDS encoding DUF4399 domain-containing protein, translating into MKTFMSRAALAGLLMGVSVLASAATPAPKGAEVFIVSPEDGAKVSQTFTVKFGTKDVALAPAGDATPNTGHHHLLIDAKEIVPAGAVVPTDANHMHFGKAQTFAEIKLAPGKHTLQLELGDKNHMAFDPPVVSKKITITVE; encoded by the coding sequence ATGAAAACATTCATGTCACGTGCTGCTTTGGCTGGTTTGCTGATGGGCGTTTCGGTGCTGGCCAGTGCGGCCACGCCGGCGCCGAAGGGGGCCGAAGTGTTCATCGTTTCTCCCGAAGACGGAGCAAAGGTTTCGCAGACCTTCACCGTCAAGTTCGGCACCAAGGACGTCGCGCTGGCACCGGCTGGTGATGCCACGCCGAATACCGGTCACCACCATCTGCTGATCGACGCCAAGGAGATCGTTCCGGCCGGTGCAGTGGTACCGACCGACGCTAACCACATGCATTTCGGCAAGGCCCAGACCTTCGCCGAGATCAAACTGGCGCCAGGCAAGCACACCCTGCAGCTGGAGCTGGGTGACAAGAACCACATGGCTTTCGATCCGCCCGTGGTCTCGAAGAAAATCACCATCACCGTGGAATGA
- a CDS encoding transporter substrate-binding domain-containing protein: MRFLPGLICLLPLLSPLAHAELIDDVNDRGELRIALEANTPPFNFKDGDTLTGFEVELGQQLANELDVRADFIVTDEADLLQGVESGKYDVALNHIALTPELKDRFDVSQPYTQVNAQLLAKKDEQPRPLVLVQALTEEKPKVGPPVDLAIPFQKGNPAFQASLENALQRIRADGRLEALSQKWLSVQAAEDLK; this comes from the coding sequence ATGCGTTTTCTGCCTGGCCTGATCTGCCTGCTACCCCTTCTGAGCCCGCTGGCTCACGCCGAACTGATTGATGACGTCAACGACCGTGGCGAGTTGCGCATAGCCCTAGAGGCTAATACACCGCCCTTCAATTTCAAGGACGGCGACACACTCACGGGGTTCGAGGTCGAGCTTGGGCAACAGCTGGCCAACGAGCTGGATGTACGCGCCGACTTCATCGTCACCGACGAAGCCGATCTGCTCCAGGGCGTCGAAAGCGGCAAGTACGACGTCGCGCTCAACCACATAGCACTGACCCCGGAACTCAAGGATCGTTTCGACGTGAGCCAACCTTACACGCAGGTCAATGCGCAGCTGCTGGCGAAAAAGGATGAACAGCCCCGCCCGCTGGTGCTGGTCCAGGCGTTGACGGAAGAGAAACCGAAGGTCGGGCCGCCGGTGGATCTGGCGATTCCGTTTCAGAAGGGCAATCCGGCGTTTCAGGCGAGTCTGGAGAATGCGTTGCAGCGGATCAGGGCGGATGGGCGGCTGGAGGCGTTGTCGCAGAAGTGGTTGAGCGTGC